In the Chlorobium limicola DSM 245 genome, one interval contains:
- a CDS encoding potassium-transporting ATPase subunit C — MKTALSGKNILRQFAASLRILPLTVLVCSGLYTGTIYLAGRLAPDSSSGALVRSAEGRVIGSSLVAQQFTRPEYFWPRPSAVSWNAAGAGGSNLSPASAAMRDKTEKVIVTLAPEQGEKVPTDLVTASGSGLDPHISLASVRFQAPRVARARGLSVDELMHIVNSPENGKIAVPFQGEPLLNVLQLNCALDRVRK; from the coding sequence ATGAAAACTGCGCTATCAGGAAAAAATATCCTCCGGCAATTTGCCGCATCATTACGCATTCTTCCCTTAACCGTGCTTGTCTGCAGCGGGCTGTATACGGGCACAATCTATCTTGCAGGCCGACTCGCACCCGATTCTTCATCGGGCGCCCTGGTCCGTTCCGCTGAAGGCAGGGTTATCGGCAGCAGTCTCGTAGCCCAGCAGTTCACCAGACCGGAATACTTCTGGCCACGTCCCTCGGCAGTATCATGGAATGCTGCCGGAGCAGGAGGCAGCAATCTTTCGCCTGCATCCGCGGCCATGAGAGACAAAACAGAGAAAGTGATTGTAACCCTTGCACCTGAACAGGGCGAAAAGGTTCCGACGGATCTCGTCACCGCATCCGGCAGCGGCCTCGATCCGCATATTTCCCTTGCATCCGTCAGATTTCAGGCTCCAAGGGTTGCCCGTGCAAGGGGGCTTTCAGTTGACGAGCTGATGCACATCGTCAACAGTCCGGAAAACGGAAAAATCGCCGTACCTTTCCAGGGAGAGCCGCTGCTCAACGTCCTGCAGCTGAATTGCGCCCTTGACCGGGTAAGGAAATAA
- the kdpB gene encoding potassium-transporting ATPase subunit KdpB, with product MSNRTSIPDVYEQTKSGRRKARTSALFEKQLVTGALRRSAVMLDPRSMAKNPVMFVTEAGAVLTTLIAAGNAFTGKGHLTYTVAVALILWLTVLFSNFAEALAEARGKAQTDSLKRTRRNTVARKVTNGREESVNSDELQEGDRVVVLAGEIIPGDGEIVEGAAMVDESAITGESAPVVREAGGDRSGVIGGTRVISDRIVIRISVSAGNTFLDRMIALVEGAIRQKTPNELALTVTLAGLTLAFLLVTGSLWPIGKYFGMTLPVPTLVALLVCLIPTTIGALLAAIGLAGMDRALSANVLAKSGKAVELAGDIDTLLLDKTGTITIGNRQASDYFPLPGIGLERLALIAMQASFGDQTPEGKSIVALAEKMLDVKPSLESEGKTVPFSAQSRMSGIDFPDGRSFRKGAPDTLIRYCQKQGGTVPDMLQELVDDVARKGMTPIVVAEGPELLGVVALSDILKPGIADRFSRLRSMGLRIVMVTGDNPLTAAAIARDAGVDDYIAEARPEDKLQYIRKEQEQGRLLAMMGDGTNDAPALAQADIGVAMNSGTQAAKEAGNMVDLDSDPTKLIEIIEIGKQLLMTRGALTTFSIANDIAKYFAIIPAMFVLAIPGLGVLNIMRLASPESAILSSLIFNAIIIPLLIPVAIRGVRYRPMGADTMLRKNLLIYGVGGVVAPFIGIKLIDMALALTGLV from the coding sequence ATGTCAAACCGTACTTCCATACCGGATGTTTATGAACAGACCAAATCCGGACGTCGAAAGGCAAGAACCTCCGCACTGTTTGAAAAACAGCTCGTAACGGGAGCACTCCGGCGTTCTGCCGTAATGCTCGACCCGAGGTCGATGGCAAAAAATCCGGTCATGTTCGTTACCGAAGCGGGAGCGGTGCTGACCACACTCATCGCCGCCGGGAATGCCTTCACCGGCAAAGGACACCTGACCTATACCGTAGCGGTCGCACTCATCCTGTGGCTGACCGTCCTGTTCTCGAACTTCGCCGAAGCCCTTGCAGAAGCCAGGGGCAAGGCCCAGACGGACAGCCTCAAACGCACACGCCGCAATACCGTTGCAAGAAAAGTAACGAACGGCCGGGAGGAATCCGTGAATTCCGATGAACTGCAGGAGGGCGACCGGGTTGTCGTGCTTGCCGGCGAGATCATTCCGGGTGACGGGGAGATCGTCGAAGGAGCCGCAATGGTGGACGAATCAGCCATTACCGGCGAATCGGCGCCGGTGGTGCGCGAAGCCGGAGGCGACCGGTCCGGGGTAATCGGTGGAACAAGAGTCATTTCGGACCGCATCGTGATCCGCATATCCGTTTCGGCGGGCAACACCTTCCTCGACAGGATGATCGCTCTTGTCGAAGGCGCCATACGGCAGAAAACGCCCAACGAACTTGCCCTTACCGTCACCCTTGCCGGCCTCACCCTGGCGTTCCTGCTGGTGACAGGCTCTCTCTGGCCGATCGGAAAGTATTTCGGCATGACGCTTCCGGTACCTACCCTTGTCGCACTGCTTGTATGCCTCATCCCGACCACCATCGGCGCTCTCCTGGCGGCAATCGGACTTGCCGGCATGGACCGGGCGCTGTCTGCGAACGTACTGGCAAAAAGCGGCAAGGCCGTGGAGCTTGCCGGCGACATCGACACGCTGCTGCTCGACAAGACCGGCACCATCACCATAGGCAACCGACAGGCGTCTGATTACTTCCCGCTTCCGGGAATCGGCCTCGAGCGACTGGCTCTCATTGCAATGCAGGCTTCATTCGGTGACCAGACTCCCGAGGGTAAATCAATCGTCGCCCTTGCCGAAAAAATGCTGGACGTAAAGCCTTCCCTCGAAAGCGAAGGAAAAACAGTGCCGTTCTCGGCACAATCCCGGATGAGCGGCATCGATTTTCCCGATGGCCGAAGCTTTCGTAAAGGGGCTCCTGATACCCTGATCAGATATTGCCAGAAACAGGGGGGCACAGTTCCGGATATGCTGCAGGAACTGGTGGACGATGTTGCACGCAAAGGCATGACGCCCATCGTCGTTGCCGAAGGTCCGGAACTGCTCGGTGTCGTGGCGCTCTCCGACATCCTCAAACCGGGCATCGCCGACAGGTTTTCACGCCTCCGTTCCATGGGCCTGCGCATCGTCATGGTAACCGGCGACAATCCGCTGACGGCGGCAGCAATTGCAAGGGACGCCGGTGTGGACGACTACATCGCCGAAGCGCGTCCGGAAGACAAGCTTCAGTACATCCGCAAGGAACAGGAGCAGGGACGGCTGCTCGCCATGATGGGAGACGGAACCAACGATGCTCCCGCACTCGCCCAGGCGGATATCGGGGTCGCCATGAACTCGGGAACACAGGCCGCCAAGGAGGCCGGCAACATGGTCGATCTCGACAGCGATCCAACCAAACTCATCGAGATCATCGAAATCGGCAAGCAGCTGCTGATGACCAGAGGCGCACTGACCACCTTTTCCATCGCAAACGACATCGCAAAATACTTCGCAATCATCCCTGCGATGTTCGTGCTGGCGATACCGGGGCTCGGCGTTCTCAACATCATGCGCCTCGCTTCACCGGAAAGCGCGATTCTCTCGTCGCTGATCTTCAATGCCATCATCATCCCGCTTCTGATACCGGTTGCGATCAGGGGCGTCAGATACCGACCGATGGGAGCCGACACCATGCTCCGCAAAAACCTCCTCATCTACGGAGTCGGAGGCGTGGTCGCGCCGTTCATCGGCATCAAGCTGATCGATATGGCTCTTGCGTTAACGGGACTTGTATAA
- a CDS encoding FAD-dependent oxidoreductase, translated as MERREFIRTVLSRTGIAAGVSAAALAGAVGYYQPRKELYNGGSSNGDGAERLAREKNAVVVGGGLAGISSAIELARRGFRVTLVEASPSLGGKLTGWNLDALGERFPVEHGFHGFFDQYYNLNEMFAYAGVKSSVFDPAPGYPVLFRQRSAEVYGKTPKWFPFNILSVVGQSRSLDIVSFLKDYPGLLPVIGMFRYDYQNTFRDYDSIDFMTYCRRGDILPAFIDTVLHPFADATMNRMEILSAAEAIRYFHFYFMGSPEGLAFRITNRDCMTALIDPLESKLKELGVTILKGRRAVKLIAANGTVSGVELQGGAGSDVFRQTGQTSVPESGWALLQTDTGVPVIASREGGVLRAFDARCTHMGCPVTWDAEAGGFYCPCHAGRFDTAGNPVGGPPEAPLAQLDVAEEGGVLVFRTSHAASGVSGEVLPADYCVVASDVRGTRELVLGSGSGMATLESSVASLGEADPYAVYRLWLDSPLGSAAFPFYTVSGYTYTDSISIYSDFQEPFISWAKKKGGCVVELHAYAIAPEDVKSEEVVRSAMKEELHHMFPETRRATILHELFMQQSNFTRWAPGDHSRRPGVETPLSNLFFAGDWVRVDAPVFLMEAAAFTGRMAANGIFRQESLKPTALPIVPMDGIFA; from the coding sequence ATGGAACGTCGTGAGTTTATTCGAACAGTACTTTCCCGTACAGGTATTGCCGCAGGAGTGAGCGCGGCCGCTCTCGCGGGAGCGGTGGGATATTATCAGCCGAGAAAAGAGCTGTATAACGGGGGCAGCAGCAATGGTGATGGCGCGGAACGTCTTGCCAGGGAGAAGAACGCTGTGGTGGTCGGGGGCGGTCTTGCCGGTATCAGTTCGGCTATCGAGCTTGCCCGGCGAGGGTTCAGGGTAACGCTGGTCGAGGCTTCGCCGTCGCTTGGCGGAAAACTGACCGGATGGAACCTCGATGCGCTTGGTGAGCGGTTTCCGGTGGAACACGGGTTCCACGGCTTTTTCGACCAGTATTACAATCTGAACGAAATGTTTGCCTATGCCGGGGTCAAGAGCAGCGTGTTCGACCCGGCTCCGGGTTATCCCGTGCTGTTTCGCCAGAGGTCGGCAGAGGTGTACGGAAAGACGCCGAAATGGTTTCCTTTCAACATCCTTTCCGTGGTCGGGCAGTCGCGTTCGCTCGATATCGTTTCCTTTCTGAAGGATTATCCCGGACTTCTGCCGGTGATAGGCATGTTCCGTTACGACTACCAGAACACGTTCAGGGATTACGATTCCATCGATTTCATGACCTATTGCCGCAGGGGCGATATTCTGCCGGCATTTATCGATACCGTGCTGCATCCGTTCGCCGATGCCACCATGAACCGCATGGAGATTCTTTCTGCTGCCGAGGCTATCCGGTATTTCCATTTTTATTTTATGGGCAGCCCTGAAGGACTGGCTTTCCGGATTACCAACCGTGATTGCATGACGGCTCTCATCGATCCGCTCGAATCGAAGCTGAAGGAGCTTGGCGTTACGATCCTGAAAGGGAGGAGAGCTGTCAAGCTGATTGCAGCTAACGGAACGGTGAGCGGCGTGGAGCTGCAGGGTGGTGCAGGCAGCGACGTGTTTCGCCAGACCGGCCAGACAAGCGTTCCCGAAAGCGGCTGGGCGCTGCTGCAGACGGATACGGGCGTGCCGGTTATCGCTTCGCGTGAAGGCGGCGTCCTCAGGGCGTTCGACGCGCGGTGTACCCACATGGGTTGTCCGGTAACCTGGGACGCAGAAGCGGGAGGGTTCTACTGTCCCTGTCACGCCGGCCGGTTCGATACAGCAGGCAATCCTGTCGGCGGACCGCCCGAGGCTCCGCTTGCTCAACTTGACGTGGCCGAGGAGGGCGGCGTTCTGGTGTTCCGGACTTCCCATGCAGCATCCGGCGTTTCAGGGGAGGTGCTTCCTGCGGATTACTGTGTCGTGGCTTCGGACGTCAGGGGAACGAGGGAGCTGGTGCTTGGTTCCGGATCAGGCATGGCGACGCTTGAATCCTCCGTTGCATCGCTTGGAGAGGCCGATCCATACGCGGTGTACAGGCTCTGGCTCGACAGTCCGCTCGGTTCCGCAGCGTTTCCTTTCTATACGGTTTCAGGATATACCTATACCGATTCGATATCGATCTATTCGGATTTCCAGGAGCCCTTCATCTCCTGGGCGAAAAAAAAGGGGGGATGCGTGGTGGAGCTGCATGCCTACGCTATCGCTCCCGAAGATGTGAAGTCGGAGGAGGTTGTGAGGAGTGCCATGAAGGAGGAGCTGCATCACATGTTTCCTGAAACCCGGAGGGCAACGATTCTTCACGAACTGTTTATGCAGCAGTCGAATTTTACCCGCTGGGCTCCAGGCGACCACAGCCGCAGGCCAGGAGTTGAGACCCCGCTTTCAAACCTGTTTTTTGCCGGCGACTGGGTGCGGGTCGATGCTCCGGTCTTTCTCATGGAAGCCGCCGCATTTACCGGACGTATGGCGGCAAACGGAATTTTCCGCCAGGAGTCGCTGAAGCCGACGGCGCTGCCCATTGTGCCGATGGACGGGATTTTTGCATAA
- a CDS encoding PTS sugar transporter subunit IIA, with amino-acid sequence MENNRPDSFLRLIQRSRRGKLKIYLGYSAGVGKTFQMLQEAGRMKENDIDVVAGIVETHGRKETEALLSGLEIIPRKSMVYRGIEITEMDIDAILRRQPSVVLVDELAHTNVPGSQNAKRYEDVEEILAAGIHVISTLNIQHLESLYETVEQATGIKVRERVPDRILAMADQLVNVDCTTDDLRQRLSDGKVYIAERTETALANFFRSENLEQLRELSLRELASQIDSRRRNQPVEDSQTNPDQLMVCLSSKSRNCETILRYASRIAGRLNRNWYAVYVRTFAENPAVIDPAVQRMLSNTLTLAQNLGATVFTYKGDDVVKTILQFAHEYRVGHIIIGNSGRQLSLWQRIQGRKTIVERLIGECRGISVIVLDTRGEETLKLRKNPVPSLSGIRETLLQVKPPEQSWKTLIRNVQPILWEHVVEKEDAFRTLLHECCRLAPEIDENEAMRCLLEREQQGSTFIGEEIAIPHARLERLNKPLVAIGISKVGIYDPNSSNTARIMFLVLSPLADPNSHVKLLGIISKTASDSQWKSRVLRAADKKELLKILRTYP; translated from the coding sequence ATGGAAAACAACCGACCCGACAGTTTCCTGCGGCTCATCCAGCGATCGCGCAGGGGCAAGCTGAAAATCTATCTCGGCTACTCTGCGGGGGTGGGAAAGACCTTCCAGATGCTCCAGGAGGCCGGACGCATGAAAGAGAACGACATCGATGTGGTCGCGGGTATCGTTGAAACCCACGGAAGAAAAGAAACGGAAGCACTGCTTTCGGGCCTCGAGATCATCCCACGCAAAAGCATGGTCTACCGGGGCATAGAGATCACCGAAATGGATATCGACGCCATTCTCCGGCGACAACCCTCGGTTGTTCTCGTCGATGAACTCGCGCACACCAATGTGCCGGGAAGCCAGAACGCAAAACGGTATGAAGATGTCGAAGAAATTCTCGCGGCCGGCATTCACGTCATTTCAACACTGAACATCCAGCATCTCGAAAGCCTTTACGAAACCGTTGAACAGGCAACCGGCATAAAGGTCAGAGAACGGGTGCCGGACCGTATTCTCGCGATGGCCGACCAGCTCGTCAACGTGGACTGCACCACCGACGATCTCCGCCAGCGGCTCTCGGATGGCAAGGTGTACATAGCCGAGCGCACGGAAACAGCGCTTGCAAACTTCTTCAGGAGCGAAAACCTCGAACAGCTCCGGGAACTCTCCCTGAGAGAACTTGCGTCGCAGATCGATTCCCGCCGCCGCAACCAGCCGGTGGAGGATTCCCAGACAAACCCCGACCAGCTCATGGTCTGCCTCAGTTCAAAAAGCCGGAACTGCGAAACCATCCTGCGCTACGCATCGAGAATCGCCGGACGTCTCAACCGCAACTGGTACGCCGTCTACGTCCGGACCTTTGCCGAAAACCCGGCCGTCATCGACCCAGCCGTGCAGCGCATGCTTTCCAACACCCTTACACTCGCCCAGAATCTCGGGGCAACTGTTTTTACCTACAAGGGAGACGACGTGGTAAAAACCATCCTGCAGTTTGCGCATGAGTACCGGGTCGGACACATCATCATCGGCAACTCAGGCAGACAATTGTCCTTATGGCAGCGCATACAGGGACGAAAAACCATTGTAGAGAGGCTTATTGGCGAATGCAGGGGCATCAGCGTAATCGTGCTCGACACGAGGGGTGAAGAAACACTGAAGCTGAGGAAAAATCCGGTACCCTCTCTTTCGGGAATCAGGGAAACACTCCTGCAGGTCAAACCGCCCGAACAGAGCTGGAAGACGCTGATCAGAAACGTACAGCCGATTCTCTGGGAACACGTCGTGGAAAAAGAGGACGCTTTCCGGACACTGCTCCATGAATGCTGCAGACTCGCCCCGGAAATCGACGAGAATGAAGCGATGCGATGCCTGCTCGAACGGGAACAGCAGGGCAGCACATTCATCGGAGAGGAGATCGCCATTCCGCATGCACGACTCGAACGGCTCAACAAGCCGCTGGTGGCAATAGGCATCAGCAAGGTAGGCATCTACGACCCGAACTCAAGCAACACGGCAAGAATCATGTTTCTGGTGCTCTCCCCGCTTGCGGACCCGAACAGCCATGTCAAGCTCCTTGGCATCATCAGTAAAACAGCATCGGACAGCCAGTGGAAATCCAGGGTGTTACGAGCTGCCGATAAAAAAGAACTGCTGAAAATCCTGAGAACGTATCCTTAA